One Roseomonas gilardii subsp. gilardii genomic region harbors:
- a CDS encoding alpha/beta hydrolase — MPQDSRWDPEMLRFTRAMEAAALPDPIPDITRDTARNLAAGRARTEALNLPLAAGGHAMAESRDLRLDLPGGPLSCRLHRPHGEGGHGGTLPVMVNLHGGGWVWNSVDTHDRLFRAYAHAAGCAVLAPDYSLSPEAAFPTALEQSAAVVRHVAAHGAPLGLDPARIVLGGDSAGANLALAAALLLRETDPGLTLRGLLLAYGCYDARCGTESQREFAEGFGLTRERMKLFWRLYAPEEEARMSPLASPLFADLRGLPPALLQIAELDVLRDDSLAMAGRMREAGVEVLSRLFPGTVHGFLRAQGRVGAADEAVAEAGRWLRERLA, encoded by the coding sequence ATGCCGCAGGATTCGCGCTGGGACCCGGAGATGCTTCGCTTCACCCGCGCGATGGAGGCCGCCGCCCTGCCCGATCCGATCCCGGACATCACCCGGGACACGGCGCGGAACCTCGCCGCCGGGCGGGCGCGGACCGAGGCGTTGAACCTGCCTCTCGCGGCCGGGGGCCATGCCATGGCGGAAAGCCGTGATCTGCGGCTGGACCTGCCCGGTGGCCCGCTATCCTGCCGACTCCACCGCCCGCATGGGGAAGGCGGGCATGGTGGCACCCTGCCGGTGATGGTGAACCTGCATGGCGGCGGCTGGGTCTGGAACAGCGTCGATACGCATGACCGGCTGTTCCGCGCCTATGCCCATGCCGCGGGCTGCGCCGTCCTGGCACCCGACTACAGCCTGTCGCCCGAGGCCGCCTTTCCCACGGCGCTGGAACAGAGCGCGGCAGTGGTGCGCCATGTGGCGGCGCATGGCGCCCCGCTGGGGCTGGACCCCGCGCGCATCGTGCTGGGCGGCGATTCGGCCGGCGCCAATCTCGCCCTCGCGGCGGCGCTGCTGCTGCGCGAGACCGATCCGGGCCTTACCCTGCGCGGGCTGCTGCTGGCCTATGGCTGCTACGACGCCCGCTGCGGCACGGAAAGCCAGCGCGAATTCGCCGAGGGCTTCGGCCTGACGCGGGAAAGGATGAAGCTGTTCTGGCGCCTCTACGCACCGGAGGAGGAGGCCCGGATGAGCCCCCTCGCCTCGCCGCTCTTCGCCGATCTCCGTGGCCTGCCCCCGGCCCTGTTGCAGATCGCGGAGCTGGATGTGCTGCGCGATGACAGCCTCGCCATGGCCGGGCGGATGCGGGAGGCGGGGGTAGAGGTGCTGTCGCGCCTGTTTCCCGGCACGGTGCACGGCTTCCTGCGCGCCCAGGGCCGTGTCGGCGCGGCCGATGAAGCGGTGGCGGAAGCGGGGCGCTGGCTGCGGGAAAGGCTCGCCTGA
- a CDS encoding bifunctional acetate--CoA ligase family protein/GNAT family N-acetyltransferase: MTPFDAPSLRPGFRAASLFAPRRVAFLGDPALPETAILARNLVAGRFKGVLHTIGFRWDGLEEAPSLDALDEAPELAVISLPPEAQPAAFAALAARGCHAAVVPVASPDLAALARGSGVRALGQRSFGLAVPPLGLNATLSHLLPRPGKLALLCQSSALARALLDYAEAQGFGFSLIAGIGGNADYGFAGALDWLARDAATNAVLLDLRRIKNRRQFISAARATARTRPVVAIRPGSASREALGGADAVMEAALRRAGVLRVADLAELLAAAETLSRVRVSSLRSGAEADRIAVVSNGLATGQMATDSALRRGGRLAEIPEAAWPMLHLSLPPRWHGGNPLVLPHGEGHRLAEVAAMIATLPEVGSVVAIHSPNPEEDSDAVAAAMAGLSGIRGAPILVGWLGQATGGPQRSFLARSGIAVFPTPERAVRGALHLAQDRRNRDAAAELPPRDVLDFAPDRAAVRRLLDTVRARGRLALNEAEALSVFDAYGVPTIARRVVASPVDAGKAAMELGFPVVLKLLSAELPRKTEIGGVAVGLRDVKSVRAAGLAMLTRAAQERPDCRIDGLLVERQAHPGAELRLRLGDEVMFGPWIGFGAGGTTADLQADEAVDLPPLNRVLATALIGRTRISRRLHGWRDQEAVKVEAVSDALVRLSALVVDFPEIKEANINPLIASAAGVVAVDADLRLRAEGEAAMLAIPPYPAELAAPWTAPDGRRLMVRPIRPEDAAAQAEAFRNMDPDDIRWRFFGSMRELPRAQIARMTQIDYDREMAFVAIETGEDGVERIVGVSRLTREGQGNSAEFAVVVLPRWKGKGLGRHLMTRVLDWGRETGIRRVVGQVLADNTPMQAFVTKLGFHLHRLEDDVLEASLDL; encoded by the coding sequence ATGACCCCTTTCGACGCTCCCAGCCTCCGGCCCGGTTTCCGGGCCGCCTCGCTCTTCGCGCCCAGGCGCGTGGCCTTCCTGGGCGATCCCGCCCTGCCGGAGACCGCCATCCTGGCACGGAACCTGGTCGCCGGCCGGTTCAAGGGCGTGCTGCACACGATCGGCTTCCGCTGGGACGGGCTGGAGGAGGCGCCAAGCCTCGACGCCTTGGACGAGGCGCCGGAACTCGCCGTGATTTCGCTGCCGCCGGAGGCGCAGCCCGCCGCCTTCGCCGCCCTCGCTGCGCGGGGCTGCCACGCGGCGGTGGTGCCGGTCGCTTCCCCCGACCTCGCCGCCCTCGCGCGCGGCAGCGGCGTTCGGGCGCTGGGGCAGCGCTCCTTCGGCCTGGCGGTGCCGCCACTGGGCCTCAACGCCACGCTCTCGCATCTCCTGCCACGGCCGGGGAAGCTGGCGCTGCTCTGCCAGTCCTCGGCCCTGGCACGGGCGCTCCTGGACTATGCCGAGGCTCAGGGCTTCGGCTTCAGCCTGATCGCGGGCATCGGCGGCAATGCGGATTACGGCTTCGCCGGCGCGCTGGACTGGCTAGCGCGCGACGCGGCCACCAACGCCGTGCTGCTGGACCTGCGGCGGATCAAGAACCGGCGCCAGTTCATCTCCGCCGCCCGCGCCACGGCCCGCACCCGGCCTGTGGTGGCGATCCGCCCCGGCAGCGCCTCCCGCGAAGCACTGGGCGGGGCGGATGCGGTGATGGAGGCGGCGTTGCGCCGCGCCGGGGTGTTGCGGGTGGCGGATCTGGCAGAACTCCTCGCGGCCGCCGAGACGCTGTCACGGGTCCGGGTCTCCTCGCTGCGCAGCGGGGCGGAGGCGGACCGGATCGCGGTGGTGTCCAACGGCCTCGCCACGGGCCAGATGGCCACGGATTCCGCGCTGCGCCGTGGCGGCCGGCTGGCGGAAATCCCCGAGGCGGCCTGGCCGATGCTGCACCTGTCGCTGCCGCCGCGCTGGCACGGCGGCAACCCGCTGGTCCTGCCGCATGGCGAGGGGCACCGGCTGGCCGAGGTGGCGGCGATGATCGCCACGCTGCCGGAAGTGGGCTCGGTGGTGGCGATCCATTCGCCGAACCCGGAGGAGGACAGTGACGCCGTGGCCGCCGCCATGGCCGGGCTCAGCGGCATCCGGGGCGCGCCGATCCTGGTGGGCTGGCTCGGACAGGCGACCGGCGGCCCGCAGCGCTCCTTCCTCGCCCGCTCCGGCATCGCCGTCTTTCCCACTCCGGAGCGGGCGGTGCGGGGCGCGCTGCACCTGGCGCAGGACCGGCGCAACCGCGATGCCGCGGCGGAACTGCCGCCGCGCGACGTGCTCGACTTCGCGCCCGACCGCGCGGCGGTGCGCCGGCTGCTGGACACGGTGCGCGCCCGGGGCAGGCTGGCGCTGAACGAGGCGGAGGCGCTGAGCGTCTTCGACGCCTATGGCGTGCCGACCATCGCGCGCCGCGTGGTCGCCAGCCCCGTCGATGCGGGCAAGGCGGCCATGGAGCTCGGCTTCCCGGTGGTGCTGAAGCTGCTGAGCGCCGAACTGCCCCGCAAGACCGAGATCGGCGGTGTCGCGGTCGGGCTGCGGGACGTGAAGAGCGTGCGCGCCGCGGGCCTCGCCATGCTGACGCGCGCGGCGCAGGAACGGCCGGATTGCCGCATCGACGGGCTGCTGGTGGAGCGGCAGGCGCATCCGGGCGCGGAGCTGCGCCTGCGCCTGGGCGACGAGGTGATGTTCGGCCCCTGGATCGGCTTCGGCGCCGGCGGCACCACCGCCGACCTGCAGGCGGACGAGGCGGTGGACCTGCCGCCGCTGAACCGCGTCCTGGCCACGGCGCTGATCGGCCGCACGCGGATCTCGCGCCGCCTACACGGCTGGCGGGACCAGGAGGCGGTGAAGGTCGAGGCGGTGTCCGATGCGCTGGTGCGGCTTTCGGCCCTGGTGGTGGACTTCCCCGAGATCAAGGAAGCCAACATCAACCCGCTGATCGCCTCGGCCGCGGGCGTGGTCGCCGTGGATGCCGACCTGCGCCTGCGGGCGGAAGGCGAGGCCGCGATGCTGGCCATCCCGCCCTATCCGGCGGAACTGGCGGCGCCCTGGACAGCGCCGGACGGGCGCCGGCTGATGGTGCGCCCGATCCGGCCCGAGGATGCGGCCGCCCAGGCCGAGGCCTTCCGGAACATGGACCCGGACGATATCCGCTGGCGCTTCTTCGGCTCCATGCGCGAGCTGCCGCGTGCCCAGATCGCCCGCATGACGCAGATCGACTACGACCGGGAGATGGCCTTCGTCGCCATCGAGACGGGCGAGGACGGGGTGGAGCGGATCGTCGGCGTGTCCCGGCTGACGCGGGAAGGGCAGGGCAACAGCGCCGAGTTCGCCGTGGTGGTGCTGCCCCGCTGGAAGGGCAAGGGCCTGGGCCGCCACCTGATGACGCGGGTGCTGGACTGGGGGCGGGAAACCGGCATCCGCCGCGTGGTGGGGCAGGTTCTGGCGGATAACACGCCGATGCAGGCCTTCGTGACCAAGCTTGGCTTCCATCTGCACCGCCTGGAGGACGACGTCCTGGAGGCGAGCCTCGATCTCTGA